In Lactuca sativa cultivar Salinas chromosome 5, Lsat_Salinas_v11, whole genome shotgun sequence, the DNA window taataaaggCTCCCGATAAAGTCTCTCTAAATCTCTCCCTctctatatctctctctctctcccaaatctctccaagtatatcaaatctctcccaaatctctccaagtatgtgaaatttctccaagtatgtgaaatctctccaaaatctctccaagtatgtgaactctctcccaaatctctccatgtatgtgaaatctctccaagtatgtgaaatctctcccaaatctctctatgtactTTCCTCAGTCGAAAACATCCCAAAACCAAAGGAGAAAAGtcaaaaggaccctcttggtcctgaACCTCTTGGCCGGAatcctcttggtccggaaccctccTGGTCCGGAATCCTCTTAGTCCTGAATTCCTTCTAAAGAACCAAGAGGGCTCACAATCTCGGAAACCCCCCCCCCTTGCATCGGACAATCTCGCTCCGGATTAAGCCGCTCATCCAGACCATAACATTCCGAAATCCTCATAATTGCCTTCGGAACCTTGCACCTGAAGGCTGAGCCTCGCCTCGCTTCGGAAGACTGTTGGTCGGACCGAACCGCTGATTCGCCTGCTAACTCCGGATCTGAAGAAGCGCTTCGGAACTCGCCTTACTGACTCCAGAAGTTGCTAAATGGCTTCGGAAATCCGAGAAAATGCTCAGGAATTGTGGGCTTGAGTCCAGAACTTCCCACAGCACTTTGGACCTTCGCAGGAGCATGATTCCACTCTGGATTTTGGTCATTTTCGgactttttcatcattttaaggcattttgacgtTGGAAATCACaccaaactcatatttttcatTTCTAAGACCTCTTAAACCCCTATTTTATGCCGAAATTAAttgtttcaaacatatttatgtaAAATAATACCCAAGACTTTTAaatagattttaagaagataaagGGGTTTGACTTTATGATGTGATGTAAATCTCTCTTTTCCCATGCAAATCTCAGTAGAACACACATTACCCATAGAAAATAAGCTTTATCCACCATCCCTCCACGCAAATGTCAAGTCACTCCCTTATCTTCCCCATTTAGATACGTAAACCTTCCTCCCTAAGTTCCACTCCTCATTTCTCACTTTCAGAAAACTCCTAAAGGTGCCCTCCACTTATTCAAGCCTGAAGTTTCATCTCCTTCAAAGAAAATTCCAAATTTCTTATTGTAAGTATTTTATCTTCTTTGAATAATATTTCTCCATATTATTCCTATGATTTCATTATATTTACACATAAAAATTTTCCTAGAATATTCTAAGAGTTCAAAGGATCTTCCAAGTTTTGGAGCTTGGAAACTTCTTATCATCTCTTCAAAATCATCCAGCAAGctaaccaaggtgagcttcataccccaccctTTTTCAAAGCTTTTATTGTTTTTAGGGGAGAGTACAAGTTAACTCTTGTTCTAAATTTCTTGGATAATTGCATGTGAACGTATGTTTGGTATGTGTGTTGAGATATTACTATTTTAATATAATTTCCCATGAACGTGAAAATTTTCAAATCTCAGGAAGcacaaaataatattttaaatcaCTTCATATGGAATACTTGTTTACAAAAGATCCTCCCAAGTTTTTGGGTGTGTCCAGCATACTCCCTTATTCCATGTCTCTATATATACAGAAACAAAAAGTTGCTGAAATAGACCTTATAAGTTAACACTACTGCTAGAATCTTCAAAGATGGAACTGTATGTTATATTAATGACTTTTAGCAAACAATTAGAGGgtatgttatgactatttgaaATCAATGATTTCGTTAGGAAAATGCCTAACTAGAGCCTTTATGACAGAAATATTAGCATGTCATAAAGTTGTTGTCATAAACTCACACAAGTCAAAGTTGTATACAAATCATAACTTGGCATTTTCCGACAAATTGAGTCGCACTTAGTATTTTATAAAGGAAAAGGGCTGTTTGTTGGCTTCGATAATATTGGGTCATTTTGATAGATTTTCAAAATGGATTTATTCCAATAAATGAAACGAAACATCTAGTCATCGAATGCAACTATTACTATTTATTTAGCCAATAACGGATTTCAACGGTTTGCTCGAAAAGCTGttagtattctagtcagacaaatcttcacagtacatatatttatatataatagtGTACGCTTTAAGTCCTGTAAgatctataaccagagtctcctagagggggagcgggaatttgtgtatagatctatacggggttgacaccccgcaccttcgttgttcgctacagctagaccgacagtctagggtgacaaatgtcttaaacAAAACCggcacctgaagaacgtcatagCAGGCACTCCGTCATATTAATatagttataacgactcactagaatatattagaaatgtatttatacaaattTCACCTTTGGTTTACAATCAACTCTGTTTTTTGATTTCCTCAAATGAGACCTTTTTCACTCAAGTGCTATTGTATTGTTAAATCCACTATGTTATACATcggaaaatacaggattttcagGAGGGAATGATTTGATACGATTTCGAAAATGACGAACTAAGACATGCTTGCAACTATACTCGATTTGAAACAAGACTTACAACTATtttgataagaaaatattggattttctggatttctAAACTATCATCGAAGTTTTACacgaaaatgcttatgaactcaccaacatattttatgttgatgcttttcaaatgacttgtattttcaggaaacCAATAAGCAGGTTATGGATCGCGGACTCGGGATTATTTTGCTGTATTTTGGGAATTGCTTACCGATGTTTCTTTTGTGTAAAATTTGAGAACATAAACATGATGTAAAGCAATGTAATCTTGTTATATTTATGTATGTTGTTTggatttgctatgtttcatttatatgcaattgttatgatactacacaatgaAGTCACCTGCCTCCGGACGTTTCTGTCGTTCTGGTCTGGGGGTCTGACTCAAATGCTCTGGGCATTaacaagtgtagaaacacccctcaatattgGAGATCCATCTCATCACAATAGTTGGATCTTgattcccatcaaactctggtggtttcatgttgctgaactcccggtacagtaacgagtcacctccctatggTCTAGCAGCAGCGACAGCTATAGTAGCAGCCGCCTCAAAAACTGCAGCATATCACTCGTCAAACATCTCAATCAAAGTGGTtgtaatagacccaaacatctccggaatagcCTCCTGTATGGTTGCGGCCACCTCGTCGTGAATCATCCTATGAATCTCATCATCGCTGACTCAACTACTCTTTGGGGTGTGGCGTGTACCtaccatgatgtctctaaaacTCAACACAAAAACATTAGATACTTGCTCGaacatactcacactcgactacTCATCCCTACTTGCTCCTTAGtatccaaaggattcttacttggatttcACACAGACCGGGTGCTTTCGGTagcacgggcccaatactaccttccacaccccacctgtattcaccccaagtcctcctccttgaatTCCAATTCAGAAATACTCTATATCTCACGAATCAcaaactactctctcagtagacccCTCTCTTAAGCTTATCTAAGTATATCTTCCTAGCTCATCTCCCGACTCAGAACTCAGCATATACTCAAGCAAATAATAGATACCACTGATCGAAATATCACCTAGGCTaagtcatcataaatcaggaaactctagccctagaatatgaaacacctagcctatcctctagcatgcaatcttaacaaaatatctcataaatatcttataacacaaaagtaagggtattttgggaaatcactattCGGGCTctgtttgagtccaaacacaccggaggtgcatccaaatccctcaaaccaaggctctgataccaacttgtaacaatgtaaattttcaaccaaaattttcagtTTCAAAACACATTTATTCCAATAATAAAACCACAAAGTGTCACAATGTTAAATCATCAAAACTTATGTCCAAAAACTGTATATAAAACTCAAGGATCCTCTCAATCATAACTAAATCTCcgatgtgtgtacaatcacgtcggcgccttcccgtgatcctgaaaaGTACTTgagacacataacacataacacgggaagcacaaagattagtgagttccccaaaatgccacacacagctcattagccactctatgccataactcaataagaccctctggttaatgtgtctcagtgggaccctatGGCCccaactcaataagctcataaaaacaatattcagcataagtcacaaagacataatgcataatatcacaaaacatagataagcacataagacagcTCAATCATGCAAAgataccactcttggtaagtatagtgagaagactcacctcgtaagctagaaAGTAAAAGTCTCGTACTCGGGAATCTCGAACTAGCTTCCGCCTAACACATTTGATACGCAAATCTAATTAATACTCCATTCATGCTCAAATACACCAAAGGTTTCTCTCTCATTCTCTttaactcttggaatgggtaaaagaccattttacccctccatggtctgcATTACTTATGttaaccctaaagtcaacagaagtcaatctCGAGTCAACAATCCCAgtttgacctgactcaccgagtgcactcttgtgactcgtcgagtccagtcgtccCTCAGAAGTCTTCGTGAAGGTCCAGTTTgtcgagttaacccctaactcACCGAGTTACAGCATAGCCAGCTCATCAGgacaaaccctaactgactcgtcgagtcggctcctcgactcggcgagtccatttagactcatttctcattcagacgatttcaaggcagaaaaccttcccaaactctagatctacactCTTAAGGCTAGTTTATCATGTAAAGTCATAgtctttacgtccatgcatggcacttagggcttgaaatgccaaaacatACCTTAAAAAGGGTTTTTCACTCAAGATCATTATTATGGCTAAATAAAGCAGGGatttttggactctagggacctcacatggTCTAGACCTAAAGTCCAAACCTCTATATGAACTTAAAACACTCCTtattttagataaaaaaaaaaaaaaaaaaaaaaagccctaAACTCCCAAAATCATGAGATCTACTCAACAAAAtgagaaaggtgcaagctttatacctttcccATAAGCTCTGAGGTGAAATAGCCACGGATCTAGCAACTCATTCTCGTCCCTTGGCTTGGAATCCTTCTTTTCTATTCAAAAGATGCACCAAACACTCAAGGTTAGctcaaaactctctctctctctctctctctctctctctctctctaagctcacAGGCCGATTAGGGTTTACTCTTAGGGAAGTATAGCCGCAAAtaaggctataagtgcccttaaataggccccaaacccgaggatttagggtttctcatcacCGCGTCTACTCAGCGAGTCAgctcttggactcatcgagtaggtcattaaTCCCACATGGCACAttgcgactctactcgacgagttgtagcaccaactcgtcgagtagctcaatagtccttaaaataattaaataaataaacaatatacatggaagtccggatgttacaatttatGAAGTTGAAAGATGCATACTTGTCTCTATGTGAACTCGAGGCACAAAAACGATGTTTGGTGAAAGCAAGAATACATGAGACAAGTATAAACTGGTGTTGGAAGTCCTGGTCAAATGATGATAAATTATCCAGTGAACTAGCGCGTCTGTCAAAGGAGATTGCATCCACTCGACTATAAATAGTGTCAGACTTCCTTTCCTGTCATATGATTTCAGATGGCACATACAAGGTAGCCTCACTCAGGAAGAAAATTGAGCAAAAACCATCATCAACTCTATCGCATGTGAAATGCATATACCATTGCAGTAACGTTTGCACATAGAGGTATCAAACTGGACTCCACTCATTGTGGCTCGTGCATCGACGGATTAGAGTGAGCAGATCACATTATAGTGGGTTGCCCTTATGCTACTCTGATTCGCGATAAAATATTCAGCTAGTGCGGacttgaaaatataaaatttcattGTGTTAAGGAACTAGTGGGATATGTAGCCAGGTGGGGTTGGTGTCCAAAAAAGAGAGAGGCTAATGTGGACACTATGGAGACCATAAATTGGTTATATGTGGATTAAAGTAAGAGGATTAAAGTAAGGGGTAAATGTGTCATTTGTAATTGGGAGGACTTGAATGTTTCTCCATTCTTCTCATTGCAACTCTATTGCTACAATGTATTGTTTTCTATTGGCTCTTGTGTTGCTTATCGCTCATTGGGTCGTTTTAACAAAATTgtcgtttcaaaaaaaatatttgacAGATAAACTTCAAGTTTTTCGGATAACATTCGTGACTTGTTCCCAATGTTGATAAGAGATACTAGGTCCATTTTTTGAAATAAAAGTATAATTCATTTTGTAAATGACCACATTTGTAACTTTGAGGAACATTATGCATTGATTTTGTTGTCCTCTAAATTTTGTTTGTAAAGTTTATGTTTGTACACTATATCTtcttatgtattaaaactttacccAATAAATGACCCTCTGTCACATTAGAACTATAAATTGATCAATTTCCTTTTACCATTCCCAAAAATTTATAGCTTCTAATTGCATAAAGATGGTAAATTAGATTAATTAAAGGGCTCGTTCATCCAAACAAACGATGAAAAACAAACCCTTCTTGTTAAATTACTACACACATCCCTAATTCTTCATCAAACCTACTTATAAGTTACAAAACTACCAAACACCAAAACCCCTTCATAATTCCTTTATAGTTTCTTGAGCTTTAGAACAAAACCTTTGCATCCTCACACCACTTAAACTACTTCTCGATGCCATTATTTCAATAAGCGATAACCTCTTCTTGACCCCATTCTCTGGTCTTTGCTTAGGAGCACTCTGTGATCTTTGTTTCGCCTTGAACGATTGTGTGTTCGCCATGTAacttggatggtttgaataagcCCTAAAGAAACTATCCCCACATACGCTTTTTGCAGGCGTGGTTTGACCGTTTGACCTAGCAAAACGGGGTGTGCTTTGAGTGGTTTTCGAGCACTTGTATTCATCACCCATGAACCCCCACTCGGAATCTTGGATTCTGGTCGGAATCGGAGATGCCATGTTGTGATAGTGATGTGATTCTTCGCTTGAATCCGTTGTGCATGTGTGGATTCGTCGGGATCTTGTATGGGGTCTGTACGTGTCGATTTCAACGATTTTTGGGCTTTCTTCATATGAAGTTGTTGTGGATTCGTACGAGGTTGAAAGTCTTTTGCTATGGAATTCACTTCGTGTATCATGATCAAACCTCTCCTGAAATATTCAAACAATTTTAACACTTTAAACATGAAATGGAGAAGAGATTATAATACAAGAAGGTGAAAGTAGTAATAAATTGTTAAACTATCTTCATTCACAATCATCAAAATTCAAAAAACATAGTCTTACAGTGGATTTCCGGTGCCGGATTTCTGGTTGACTCCGGTGATCTCTGAACGACCGACGAGCCCTTTGGGATCTAACAGCCGCCTGAGCTCTAAGAAGAGCTTGCATACTATATAGTGTTGCGGCTGCTCTTTTCCTTACAAGAAATCCCCTAACAACAGCCTGTAGTTTCACCAGTCCTTTCAAAGCTCTTAATGCCTTTCTTGCCTAAAAAAAACATCGTAAAATGTGCAAGAATGTCATCGAAGTTTCAAAAAATCAAATACAAAATGAAAATGAATCGCAAAAAGTCAACAATTCTTCCTTGGTAAAGGCAATTTTCAAACTAACATGAATTTATTCCTCCAAAAAGATAATTTCTTTAATtagaatcccacaaagcacaagaAAATGTTAAGAGTTTGAACTTTGAATTTACATCGAAGTTGTATATACATGAACATGAACCATGAATAGTAAAGTGGTTGGAATTATATTGCTCCAAAATAAATAATGGAGAGAAATAAAGACAGAAAAGTAATCATTAATGAAGTAATGATATGAAAAGAAATGTACTTTATCTTCACAGTCTACTAGGACTAGAATAGGAAACCAAAGGAACATAAAAAGTCCATCGTGCATAAAAACAAATACTACAATACAGATTTAAGACAATAACATGCACAAACATGCATTCAAATGTTTCAAAATAATTGATGTAAATTGTAATGGCGATAACTTACCAAATGAGCTCTGAATACTGTTTGAATCTTGACTGCAGcccatctttctctgccatcgcTAAAGAGAGTTCCTCTGCCGTGGCTGGTGAGTCTCACGACAGCGACGGCAGCCTGCGCGGCGGCAACAGCGGCGTCTGCTGCcgctgcggtggctgcagcaacgGCAATTGCATGTTTGTTCTGTTCCTTGTAAGATAGCATCCAAGCTGAATCGTTTACTGGTGGATTACCATTAGTCGCCACCGGTACCGCCACCGTCGCCGGAGATGGAGACTCCTTCATGGGTTTTCCGAAGCTCCATCGTTTCTTCTCTTTTCTGTTATCGATGTTTTCTTTGTCTTTCTTCATACCCAATAACGCTTTGAACCACCTTGAAGCTTTTCCCATTTTCACTTTGTTTTTTTCTTTCTCGAAAtctagagagagggagagggaaAGAAGAGGtgtttaaattttagaaaaagcCAAGTTGTTGTTTGTAACGAAGGAACATTTGGAAGCGAATTTATAATCTTTTACATGTTAAGTGATTCAGAAAAGTGATGGGGTTTTTGAAGATAAAAAGATGCATCATATAATGGTGTGAGAGATGATGGAGGGATttcttttttttgaaatttttgtttatttttatttctctGACAAAAGCTCGTGAAGAAATGCATTACAAGACAAGCGGATAACCGGAAAAAAATAATAGTAAAACTAGGAGAAAGTGACACATCCTCGTTTGTCTTAGTTTTTGGAGAAGATGCTTCTTACATCTGCTTTAAGTTTTAAAAACCAACGATAAAAGGGCCCAAGATAAAATCAACTTTTTCAAATTACAATTTGACTACAGATTTCACTTATTTATATGGGGGTAATATGATGATCAAATTATTATAAATGGCTTATTTTTCAGATTTAATGTCATTATGATCCACCTAAAAGGATATTATTAAACTAAACATTATTTCTTGTTTTTGAACTAAGTAAATCTTTCTTAtggattaatattattatttcttgTTAACCATGCCTGATGTTCTAGTCCCCTGTATATAGAGCATTTCGGACAATTTTTTGGAAAAATCCACATTTCGGACTTCTTAAAAATTGTATATCAAACTCTTGATTTGTTGAAGAATATGTCTTCTAATGGTGAGAATGGAGAGTATTATGAGTAAGTTTTCTTTTCAATAAGTTGTTTTGAATATAATATCCATTAATATATAGTCTAGAATATGAATCTTACCTGGAACATATGGAACAAATCTAGAATGTAGttcattttaataaaaatatttccttgaaatagttgtttttattTATGCCCTTTTAGTTAGATGTATATTATGAACAATTAGGAGTAGTCCAGAACAAGAAAATTATATTTGGAACATGAAGATCATATCTGGAATACAAAGATTATGTTCAGAACACAAAGAATTTGTGTGGAACACAATGATCTTGTCCAAAACAAGATGCTAATTATTTTTCTAGCATGATGATGTATATGAAGCAATGTTCGGTACAACTTGTAAACCATACTTGGTTTGGGATATCTTGGCTAGGCTACAACCTATCTTAATATGACAGATGTTTTTCATGATGTCTCTTTTTGGTAGGTGGACTGATACGTTGGTATGTATGGAAGGTCACATTTTACAGTGTCGTTACTGTTAGgttttctacgcatcaaatacactctataaACTAGGTAGCGGAAAAATCAAAACTACGATATACCCAAGTGCTAATGCAACATATGGATCTATGATTTCATGTTAATTACACCAACcctaaaaaacaaaaacataaagaagAAAACCATACCTCTTATGAAGCACTTGATCcccatgcttgagatcttgatcctccacgaagttgcttggatgagaggacccaaaccagaatccatctaatggtatcacacccaatgacaccaaagaatggaataaaaataactaggagaatggtcaatttcacaaaccctaagAGGGTTAGAAATCATCCCTAAGAGGGGATAGAATAAGGGTTGGCgaaacttcaagccaaggtgcaaggaaGAATGAATTTCCTAAGACCCTATTTTATAGCCTTGGATGTCTTCCTAGGTTTTGTACTCATTCTCATGTGAGATAAGAGGCCAACAACAAAATTCACTCCTTTTCCCGTatgggatggagtgattttcatcaAACCCTAATTCTATAAGGGTTCTGGAATATTTTTGATTAACCAACTATTGATTAATGAATATTCAGCCCTTTAACTCAACTGTTAATTAgttcccaaaatatatttccaattagtttctaattaattattaaccataataattaataaaccaatttctcctttatttattctactcaatttgggtcttgagggcaacccaaaaggactctgTTATTaatagaaatattaccaatagttaatgacatTGGACACtctttccaacagtctcccacttggacaagtcatcaactatatgAGGACCAATATTTCTCTAATAATCAACAAAGAGTTAGCCATCCAATGCAACTACCAAACTCTTTATCTAATCAAGATTCgacccttagataagtgatcaactatccctTTGTTTTATGATATTTGTATGAACTCGAGACATGGATAATAGTAAATTTCagaattcaagattatgtttcccgatatagatttgtgacgactgcatctgactactaaattgaacacatcaatttcagTCAGGGTttggccaagcactttagatgtcagcaccaaatcatcgaggggcctatagATATCTCTTCTCCTGTTAAggaagaaggaacaaataaacttcgactataTAGTTTTTGTCTGCTTCATCATGTCACACATAGACATACCCTTTATAACTACCAGTTACAGATAGCATTGGAGTAGATCaatgcataacataatcatagagAAAAACCGCTcatgtatctaggtttgaagaatagaagatattatcgtcttagaattactcgtgactatatccatgaagtaatctctaagtgtgggttggtccaatacttaaatctctattaagtactcatgaatgttatcGCAATCTTGATGTTATGTCCAATCCTTATAGGCAATCCACTaatactcatgacagtcttgaatcactacttacttccaagagtatgaatgactgtggacgtttgagtaaattaatactcggGGAGTGGGTTCCAAATATGCAAAAGGAGAACATAGTGATAAGCTAATTGAAATGACTGAACaccatcatatattaagatctcCACATAATAATCGCCAAATCGAATTAACACTTATACTACTTTAAGTTCGCGGGTTTAAAACAAACTAAAATAAAAGTGTTTAAGCCAACTCATTTGCAAATCTAATGCCtcttgactttgtttgactatCAGACTTGGTCACTAACATTGGCTTATGGAATGGATCGACAAGATTATCTTTCGATATGACTCATTGACTATGATGTCTTTACATTTGATTCACTATCAAATATTTTGGTACTTAGTAGGTATTTTtcatgtgagcttgtgtgacttgggatccatactcgaggtCACCCTTAAAGTCACAAGAGCCTCCAAAAGGACCATCGATGATTAAATTTCAACAAAGATGTCACTAATGGATCTCTTATAGCCACATTGTCttctttgcaatttaaccaaCTGCAATATACTCTAGTTTGTTAAATCCACTTTAAtgtattacttggtactctttcAAGCTAATACATCACCATTCAATAAAAGCATGAATTCCGACTGTGAATGAAATTGTGTTTGTCAGTGTGGAACTTAGCATGAATGTAATTTCTATAATGAATTCTTCCATACTATTAAGATCATTTCCTTTATCCTCTTAAgacacttaagaatgttcttaatcTTGATTCGTTGATTCTTTCCAAATTAATCTTATCCAACTTGTCATGCTCAAGGCATACGAGTCATCATATATGGTACATGTCATGGCATATATGATCGATCCCATAGCAGAAGCATGTGGGACACGAATCATAAACTATAGATCAATAATAGAACTAGGACATTATCATCGCTCAATTGCACGCCATATTAAGCACAAACCTTTCCAAGTTCTACATGTCTACTTTTCTCAAAATTCCATATACTTTGGCTCAATCCAACGAATCACTTTGATTTATCTACGTAGATCCTTATTATGTACATGTGTTGTATCTCCCATGTATATCATAGTGAAGAAATTCCCATACCAAGCCAATCTTTTACATTTGCTAAGTTAGAACATAACTTCCTACGAATCATACACCATCTATGTATAAAACAAGGGTGACTACAATGCCcccactagcattgacatatATATGGTTTATCTAGGTTTCTagaaattcaaactccttgacCTTTCTCagtgaaacaaagattccaattactCCCACTAGATTGGACATATATATGGATCATCTTTATTTCTCGAAATcgaaactccttgaacttttcttaTTGAATCAAAGATTTCAATTGCAAGATGCTTGTTTCGGTTCATAAGGaaattctcaagcttacacatccTTCAGAACCTATCTTGGTTTGATTATGTGTTTGTTCCTATCCATACTTGTCTCTTTTTGAAGATCCGCTAACACCTAATGGTTAAGATCAAGTGCTTGATCTACTAAGtttgcatatgtatatatatatatatatatatatatatatatatatatatatatatatatatatatattgaatctCGCTCTCCATTTCCTCCTTCCATGTTGTAGCCGTTAGGGCCTACCATAGCTTCCGATAGCTGGTACACTCTGATTGCTATCTACCAGTGACTCATATACCTTAGTaatataaactcttatataactaGTGTATGATTTCCTCTATCATCTCTATAAGGAAAAGGTGGAGGTATGTCAGTTTCCTCAATAGCTCTTTCAACCTCGAATTAAATGCTAGGTCCAACTTTAGGCTCTTCGTTGGTTGACTCTCAAATCTTATCAAGATTAATGTGGCTCCTACTAGCCCTTTTGGAAATCAGCTCCCTCTTTTGGAATACTGCCCTTCAAGTAACATACACTTTGTTCTCAAAAGGATTGTTGAACAATTATCCAAAATGATTGATGGGTTCTCCAACGAGATAGTACATCTCTATTCTAAGTTCTAGATTGTCACGCGCTTCACGACGACCATAAGCCTCATAATCGTAACTTCCATATGTGCCAGTGAGGAAGGAATCCCACTTCACATATCATAGAGTGTTTCATGAACCTTCTTAGTTAGTACAAGACCAAAGGACTTCTCGTAACACTATTTTATGATATAATCCATGAATTGTTAGTATGCATAATGTGACTCATCTAGTACAAAATCAATGAATGATTTGTTTCTTTATCCAACTAATACTTCCTAGTGGTAGTGTTTTGGGTGGAGATAGATCGTGAAACTCTTTCACAGTTACTTAGATGATCGATATGCTCACTATGAGTGTCTCATCCTATTGCCAAATTGATTCTTAACTTTTCTTTATGAGAGCGCTAAACACCTAAAACGTTCCATACTCATGTTCATATGAAGTCGATCTTACCATGTATCGTGGTTAATCTTAACAGTCCATTAAGGCAAACCAATTCTGACAGATATTCACATCAC includes these proteins:
- the LOC111910297 gene encoding protein IQ-domain 26, with protein sequence MGKASRWFKALLGMKKDKENIDNRKEKKRWSFGKPMKESPSPATVAVPVATNGNPPVNDSAWMLSYKEQNKHAIAVAAATAAAADAAVAAAQAAVAVVRLTSHGRGTLFSDGRERWAAVKIQTVFRAHLARKALRALKGLVKLQAVVRGFLVRKRAAATLYSMQALLRAQAAVRSQRARRSFRDHRSQPEIRHRKSTERFDHDTRSEFHSKRLSTSYESTTTSYEESPKIVEIDTYRPHTRSRRIHTCTTDSSEESHHYHNMASPIPTRIQDSEWGFMGDEYKCSKTTQSTPRFARSNGQTTPAKSVCGDSFFRAYSNHPSYMANTQSFKAKQRSQSAPKQRPENGVKKRLSLIEIMASRSSLSGVRMQRFCSKAQETIKEL